TTAGAAAAAATAGATGGCAAAGCAACTTTCCAAGAAGACATTTGGAAACGACCAGAAGGTGGTGGAGGACGCACACGAGTTATAGAAAACGGAAATGTTTTTGAAAAAGGTGGTGTTAATATTTCTGGTGTACACGGTAAATTACCTGACAGCATGCAAAAATATTTTGGTGTTGAAGATGCCGATTTTTTTGCTTGTGGATTAAGTCTAGTTTTACATCCAAAAAATCCAATGGTACCTACTGTACACGCAAATTGGCGTTATTTTGAAATGTATGACAAAGACGGTAATATTGTAGACCAATGGTTTGGAGGAGGACAAGACCTAACACCTTATTACTTATTTGATGAGGATGCAACACACTTCCATCAAACATGTAAAACAGCTTGCGATAAACACAATGCAGAATTTTATCCAAAATATAAAGCACGTTGTGACGAGTATTTTCATAATACACATCGTAATGAAGGTCGTGGTATTGGAGGCTTGTTTTTTGATTACTGTAAAGCTTCAGAAGACATGAATATGCAAAATTGGTACGATTTTGTAACAGAAGTTGGTGATAGTTTCCTAGATGCCTATGTACCTATTGTAGCAAAAAGAAAAGATTTAGATTATACCAAAGCACAACGTGATTGGCAAGAAATAAGACGTGGACGTTATGTTGAGTTCAACTTAGTACATGATAAAGGAACCCTTTTTGGTTTAAAAACAAATGGACGTATAGAAAGTATTTTAATGAGTCTTCCGCCACATGTGCAATGGGTTTATGACCATCATCCAGAAGCTGGTAGCGAAGAGGAAAGGTTAATTAAAATATTGCAAAACCCTAAAGATTGGGTCTAAAATGGATTGCTACTGCGGAAATACTAAGAGTTATAAAAACTGTTGTGAAGTGTTTCATTTAAATAATGGAAAAACCGAAACAGCAGAGCAATTAATGCGCTCAAGATATAGCGCATTTGTATTAGCAAATGGCGATTATTTAATGCAAACACACCATATTTCTACTAGACCAATTTCAGAAAAAAAAGCAATTGTAAAATGGGCTAAATCTGTAGAGTGGATAAAACTTGAGATTTTAAATACAACTGAAGGTTTAAGTAATAATGAAGAGGGTACAGTAATGTTTAATGCCTATTTTTATGACAACGGAAACGTTGATGTAATACATGAAAACTCTGCCTTCATAAGAGAAAACAACAAATGGTATTACTTAGGTTATGCCAAAAACTAATATAATTATGTATCCAATTAAAAGAAATAGACGATTAAGAACAAACGAAGCCATTAGAAGCTTGGTACGAGAAACAATAATCTCTTCAAACGATTTTTTAGTACCTCTTTTTATTGTCGAAGGAAAAGGTGTTAAGGAAGAAATTGCTTCTATGCCAAATTACTATCGTTACAGCTTAGATTTATTACAAGCCGAAGTTAAAGAGCTGTGGAAACTAGGTTTAAAATCGGTATTACTATTTGTAAAAGTTCCGGACCATTTAAAAGACAATAAAGGGACAGAAGCTATTAATCCTGATGGATTAATGCAACGTGCCATAAAAACAGTTAAAAATGCTTGTCCTGACATGCTAGTGATGACAGATGTAGCATTGGATCCTTATTCAGTTTATGGACATGACGGAATTATTGAAAACGGAATAGTTGTCAATGACGACACTGTAGACGTTTTAGCAGACATGAGTGTATCACACGCTCAAGCTGGAGCAAATTTTGTTGCACCAAGTGACATGATGGATGGTCGTATACTAGCCATTCGCGAAGCTTTGGAAGACGAAGGATTTACAGACACAGGGATTATGAGCTATTCAGCTAAATATGCCTCAGCTTTTTATGGTCCTTTCCGTGATGCTTTAGACTCAGCTCCTGTGGATGCACAAGATATTCCGAAGGATAAAAAAACCTACCAAATGGATTATGCTAATCGTTTTGAAGCGCTACGCGAAACCGAAATGGATATAGATGAAGGTGCAGATATTGTAATGGTAAAACCAGGATTATGCTACTTAGATATTGTCCGAGAAATTAAAAACGAAGTTGACGTACCTGTTGCTGTATATCAAGTCTCTGGAGAATATGCAATGCTTAAAGCTGCTGCCGAAAAAGGTTGGCTAGACCACGATGCAGTTATGATGGAACAAGTTACAGCTATCAAACGTGCTGGTGCAGATGTAATTGCTAGTTATTTTGCTAAAGATATTGTAAAATTAATATCGTAAATTCGCAGTACATTAATCAAAAATCTATCCATGGGATTATTACTATTTTACGGAGTTATATCAATATTTTTTTCGTTTTTATGCTCTATTCTAGAAGCTGTTTTACTAAGTGTTACTCCAACATTTATTAACCTAAAAAAGCAAGAAGGTAAAGCGTTTGCAACAAATTTAGAAAATCTTAAAAAAGATGTAGATCGACCTTTAATTGCTATTTTAACACTAAATACAATCGCACACACTGTTGGTGCAATTTTAGTCGGGAAAGAGGCAGAAGGACTTTACGGAAATGGTGATGGATACGGAGTATTTGTAGTGTCTGCAGTTATGACTATTTTAATATTAGTCGCTTCAGAGATTATTCCAAAAACAATTGGTGCAACCTATTGGAAAAGTTTAGCTGGTTTTACAACAACAGCACTTAATATTTTAATTTTCCCATTAAAATGGACTGGATTACTATGGTTAATGCAACTTACAACAAAGTTAATTGGTGGTAAAGGTCATGGTAGCGTACTAAGTCGCGAAGGGTTTTTGGTTATGGCAGATATGGCTCATGAAGAAGGTGTTTTTGAGGGTAACGAAAGTAGGATTATAAAAAACCTGTTAACATTTAAAGAGGTTTTTGCTAAAAACGTAATGACACCTCGTACTGTAATGCAATCTGAAAATGAAACCACAACTGTGGAAGACTTTTTTAATAGAAATATGAACCTTCGTTTTTCAAGAATTCCTGTGTATTCTAAAACAGAAGATAATATTAAAGGATTAGTTTTAAAAGACGAAATTTTTAAAGAAATGGCTTTAGGCAATGGATCTAAAAAGTTAGTCGAATTAAAAAGAGA
The genomic region above belongs to Olleya sp. Hel_I_94 and contains:
- the hemB gene encoding porphobilinogen synthase encodes the protein MYPIKRNRRLRTNEAIRSLVRETIISSNDFLVPLFIVEGKGVKEEIASMPNYYRYSLDLLQAEVKELWKLGLKSVLLFVKVPDHLKDNKGTEAINPDGLMQRAIKTVKNACPDMLVMTDVALDPYSVYGHDGIIENGIVVNDDTVDVLADMSVSHAQAGANFVAPSDMMDGRILAIREALEDEGFTDTGIMSYSAKYASAFYGPFRDALDSAPVDAQDIPKDKKTYQMDYANRFEALRETEMDIDEGADIVMVKPGLCYLDIVREIKNEVDVPVAVYQVSGEYAMLKAAAEKGWLDHDAVMMEQVTAIKRAGADVIASYFAKDIVKLIS
- the hemF gene encoding oxygen-dependent coproporphyrinogen oxidase; its protein translation is MKDKFFEYIHQLQDSITAGLEKIDGKATFQEDIWKRPEGGGGRTRVIENGNVFEKGGVNISGVHGKLPDSMQKYFGVEDADFFACGLSLVLHPKNPMVPTVHANWRYFEMYDKDGNIVDQWFGGGQDLTPYYLFDEDATHFHQTCKTACDKHNAEFYPKYKARCDEYFHNTHRNEGRGIGGLFFDYCKASEDMNMQNWYDFVTEVGDSFLDAYVPIVAKRKDLDYTKAQRDWQEIRRGRYVEFNLVHDKGTLFGLKTNGRIESILMSLPPHVQWVYDHHPEAGSEEERLIKILQNPKDWV
- a CDS encoding YchJ family protein: MDCYCGNTKSYKNCCEVFHLNNGKTETAEQLMRSRYSAFVLANGDYLMQTHHISTRPISEKKAIVKWAKSVEWIKLEILNTTEGLSNNEEGTVMFNAYFYDNGNVDVIHENSAFIRENNKWYYLGYAKN
- a CDS encoding CNNM domain-containing protein, producing the protein MGLLLFYGVISIFFSFLCSILEAVLLSVTPTFINLKKQEGKAFATNLENLKKDVDRPLIAILTLNTIAHTVGAILVGKEAEGLYGNGDGYGVFVVSAVMTILILVASEIIPKTIGATYWKSLAGFTTTALNILIFPLKWTGLLWLMQLTTKLIGGKGHGSVLSREGFLVMADMAHEEGVFEGNESRIIKNLLTFKEVFAKNVMTPRTVMQSENETTTVEDFFNRNMNLRFSRIPVYSKTEDNIKGLVLKDEIFKEMALGNGSKKLVELKRDIIIVDRNLPIPTLFEQLVETRNHMALVVDEYGSVSGIVTMEDVIETLLGMEIMDESDNVSDLQNLARKSWEARAKKLGIIDENNPE